The proteins below come from a single Prosthecobacter sp. SYSU 5D2 genomic window:
- a CDS encoding AraC family transcriptional regulator: MIPLPTETLFLKNLYATPADWQRDLFYSVVRAGHLKAGTEHRIQRETYPGHELILCLRGKGWVQIAGKRHDVAPQELVWVNCHHPHAYGAVSKDPWEVYWVRVEGRALDRLAQLLEVRSMPVLGGFDAVGAAVEFERSFQFLDGNRPCDAANVNAAIAAIIAKAFDARLSDPDLIRPDLPMPVQKALEKMRLYFHQPIRVVELAQIAGMSESHFSRQFKAAIGTSPIDWLRRERINQAKRRLIESDDPVKEIARQVGYADQFFFSKDFKRMTKLTPTQFRDEEKQN, from the coding sequence ATGATTCCACTGCCCACGGAAACCCTGTTTCTCAAGAACCTGTACGCCACCCCGGCGGACTGGCAGAGGGACTTGTTTTATTCCGTGGTCCGCGCCGGTCATCTCAAGGCCGGCACGGAACACCGTATTCAGCGGGAAACTTATCCCGGGCATGAACTGATTCTTTGTCTCCGAGGCAAGGGGTGGGTGCAAATCGCCGGCAAGCGCCATGATGTCGCCCCGCAAGAGCTCGTATGGGTGAACTGCCACCACCCGCACGCTTACGGAGCGGTCTCCAAAGACCCATGGGAGGTCTATTGGGTGCGTGTAGAAGGCCGCGCGCTCGACCGCCTGGCCCAGCTGTTGGAGGTTCGCTCCATGCCTGTCCTGGGAGGCTTTGATGCCGTCGGGGCCGCCGTTGAATTTGAGCGCAGTTTCCAGTTTCTGGATGGCAACCGCCCCTGCGATGCCGCCAATGTGAATGCCGCCATCGCCGCCATCATCGCCAAAGCCTTCGATGCCCGTCTGTCGGACCCCGACCTCATCCGTCCGGACTTACCGATGCCGGTGCAGAAGGCCCTGGAAAAAATGCGGCTGTATTTCCACCAGCCCATCCGCGTGGTGGAGCTGGCCCAGATCGCCGGCATGAGCGAAAGCCACTTCAGCCGCCAGTTCAAAGCTGCCATCGGCACCAGCCCCATTGACTGGCTGCGCCGTGAGCGCATCAACCAGGCCAAGCGTCGCCTCATCGAATCGGATGATCCCGTCAAAGAAATCGCCCGCCAGGTAGGCTACGCCGACCAGTTCTTTTTCAGCAAGGACTTCAAACGGATGACCAAGCTCACGCCTACGCAGTTTCGGGATGAGGAGAAGCAGAACTGA
- a CDS encoding DEAD/DEAH box helicase, whose translation MPDFATSLPSLLQSFDSRLRQEAERLADDDAIRGLDIVEDEVLAEVVLDDRRVNVRWALENDIWQGESDCDETALHQLALCATLIAAQRRFARQAPGSGTVPSLPPEETFQLMLERRLARQLTPEEEGYLSKLEKRFQRVRQSGHIYDQDMVRLHPRWSIQSVDPLALWPEPPVNLKEFWEYVALALHERSLPAPSFLRGSVDIDAVRARLSVWRQERTLPLWRERIRELLKSLNEGAPQSRRNCDFRLIITPAEARLQIKSGADTAFHNVAGNELGSLETEYENGALNLPAAAELLLLACCGQSGANPGDVCRFDLDTHSRWLGTLFQQPALQARLLTLDEMPFRRVSEPLTWSSQEDAESGQLKLTLIQADGTPAPLPLRVMHGAETLFLSSDTIFSGPLWFPEETKLEAPATIPINALATQDGIAFLDKLGLPLPADIAARIRHEPLQVNIRAGCVARSHATSTEHAVFQVEAATPDGTVREVLRYAGWQPTENARQDDDDNSIICRDRSALAQAEATLQEMRPVYDPEYEGFRVRLTKTFPDQFNAWAQNMPEGMKLTADERLQTILADPLIARVRIEASQTANIDWFDLKMVFEVDGAELKAADIRRLIAAKGGFVQLADGTWRRVKLELSEEQQEMMDQLGLDMDEFSNEAHRLHWRQLTGQGAKEIINPRAWQNLTQRMEQAKLDEKPEVPEGLGVTLRPYQEEGFHFLSYLSLNKFGGILADDMGLGKTIQSITWILWLRTRYRNAWPCLVVCPKSVLDVWATEFAKAAPGLKVQVLRDKEELDLESLYKDYHVLVMNYAQLRGCIELLESVKWLAVILDEGQHIKNPDSKAAKAARMLKAESRLVLSGTPVENRLLDLWSLMTFAAPGALGDRNYFHRHFDRRKDAKASERLAARLKPFLLRRTKSQVAKELPARSEEAMLCEMSGTQERLYREELAKAQHMVLTASGFEVLTRKRFAILQALTRLRQICCHPALVDKSAGDDDSAKLTSTLELIEGLHAEGHKVLLFSQFVTMLSIIRDRLDAMKIPHYWLTGSTNNRSEVVENFQKDEDPCVFLLSLKAGGSGLNLTAASYVILYDPWWNPAVEAQAIDRAHRIGQTQPVMAYRMITKSTIEEKIMLLQQKKTLMSNNILGEGGFSSTLEKSDFEFLFGLEAEEAMRAED comes from the coding sequence ATGCCTGACTTCGCCACTTCCCTCCCCAGCCTCCTTCAGTCTTTTGATTCGCGCCTCCGCCAGGAAGCAGAAAGACTGGCCGATGATGACGCCATTCGCGGCCTCGACATCGTCGAAGATGAAGTTTTAGCCGAGGTGGTCCTGGATGACCGGCGGGTGAATGTGCGGTGGGCTTTGGAAAATGACATCTGGCAGGGCGAAAGCGACTGCGATGAAACCGCCCTGCACCAGCTCGCCCTGTGCGCAACTTTGATTGCCGCCCAGCGGCGCTTCGCCCGGCAGGCCCCTGGCAGCGGAACCGTGCCCTCCCTGCCCCCTGAGGAAACCTTCCAGCTCATGCTGGAGCGGCGTCTGGCACGCCAGCTGACACCGGAAGAAGAAGGCTACCTGAGCAAGCTGGAGAAGCGCTTCCAAAGAGTGCGCCAGAGCGGTCATATCTATGACCAGGACATGGTGCGTCTGCACCCGCGCTGGAGCATCCAGAGCGTGGACCCGCTGGCACTCTGGCCGGAGCCGCCGGTGAACCTGAAGGAATTTTGGGAGTATGTGGCCCTGGCGCTGCATGAGCGGAGCCTGCCTGCACCGTCGTTTCTGCGAGGCAGCGTGGACATTGATGCAGTGCGTGCCCGGCTGAGCGTGTGGCGGCAAGAGCGCACCCTGCCCCTGTGGCGTGAGCGCATCCGCGAACTGCTGAAAAGCCTGAATGAGGGCGCGCCGCAAAGCCGCCGGAACTGTGACTTCCGGCTCATCATCACCCCGGCCGAGGCCCGGTTGCAAATCAAGTCCGGGGCAGACACCGCCTTCCACAATGTCGCTGGCAACGAGCTCGGCAGCCTGGAAACGGAATACGAAAACGGCGCGCTGAACCTGCCGGCTGCGGCTGAGCTGCTGCTGCTGGCCTGCTGCGGCCAGTCGGGTGCCAATCCTGGAGATGTCTGCCGCTTTGACCTGGATACGCACAGCCGCTGGCTGGGCACGCTTTTCCAGCAGCCCGCCCTTCAGGCCCGGCTGCTCACGCTGGATGAGATGCCCTTCCGCCGGGTGAGCGAGCCCCTGACCTGGAGCAGCCAGGAAGATGCAGAATCCGGCCAGCTTAAGCTTACGCTGATCCAGGCAGACGGCACACCGGCCCCGCTGCCGCTGCGGGTCATGCATGGCGCAGAAACGTTGTTCCTCTCCTCAGATACCATCTTCAGCGGCCCCCTCTGGTTCCCTGAGGAAACCAAGCTGGAAGCACCTGCCACCATCCCGATCAATGCTCTGGCCACCCAGGACGGCATCGCCTTTCTGGACAAACTCGGCCTGCCTCTGCCTGCGGACATCGCCGCCCGCATCCGCCATGAGCCGCTGCAGGTCAATATCCGCGCCGGCTGCGTGGCCCGGTCGCATGCGACCAGCACGGAACACGCCGTCTTCCAAGTCGAGGCAGCCACGCCGGATGGCACCGTGCGGGAGGTCCTGCGCTATGCCGGCTGGCAGCCGACGGAGAACGCCCGCCAGGATGACGATGACAACAGCATCATCTGCCGCGACCGCAGCGCCCTGGCTCAGGCCGAGGCTACGCTGCAGGAAATGCGCCCTGTTTACGACCCGGAGTATGAAGGCTTCCGCGTGCGCCTGACGAAGACCTTTCCAGACCAGTTCAATGCCTGGGCCCAGAACATGCCCGAAGGTATGAAGCTCACCGCCGATGAGCGGCTGCAGACCATCCTGGCGGATCCTCTGATCGCCCGGGTCAGGATTGAGGCCTCACAAACAGCTAACATTGACTGGTTCGACCTCAAGATGGTTTTTGAAGTGGACGGTGCCGAATTGAAAGCTGCCGACATCCGCCGGCTCATCGCCGCGAAGGGTGGCTTTGTACAACTGGCCGATGGCACCTGGCGGCGCGTGAAGCTGGAGCTCAGCGAAGAGCAGCAGGAGATGATGGACCAGCTCGGCCTGGACATGGATGAATTTAGCAACGAAGCGCATCGCTTGCACTGGCGTCAGCTCACCGGCCAGGGAGCCAAGGAGATCATCAATCCGCGTGCCTGGCAGAATCTCACGCAGCGCATGGAGCAGGCCAAGCTGGATGAGAAACCGGAGGTCCCCGAAGGCCTGGGCGTGACTCTGCGCCCTTATCAGGAAGAGGGCTTCCATTTCCTCTCCTACCTGAGCTTGAACAAATTTGGCGGCATATTGGCCGATGATATGGGCCTGGGCAAAACCATCCAGAGCATCACCTGGATCCTCTGGCTGCGCACCCGTTACCGCAACGCCTGGCCCTGCCTGGTGGTGTGCCCAAAATCCGTCCTGGATGTGTGGGCCACGGAGTTTGCCAAAGCCGCGCCTGGGCTGAAAGTGCAGGTGCTCCGCGACAAGGAGGAGCTGGACCTGGAAAGCCTGTACAAAGACTACCATGTGCTGGTGATGAACTACGCCCAGCTCCGTGGCTGCATCGAGCTGCTGGAATCCGTGAAATGGCTGGCCGTGATCCTGGATGAAGGCCAGCACATTAAAAACCCGGACAGCAAGGCCGCCAAGGCCGCCCGCATGCTGAAGGCGGAAAGCCGCCTGGTGCTGAGCGGTACTCCAGTGGAGAACCGGTTGCTGGACCTGTGGAGCCTCATGACCTTTGCCGCACCGGGGGCACTGGGGGACCGCAACTACTTCCACCGCCACTTTGACCGTCGCAAGGATGCCAAGGCAAGCGAGCGCCTGGCCGCCCGCTTGAAACCCTTTTTGTTACGCCGCACCAAATCCCAGGTGGCCAAGGAACTGCCCGCCCGCAGTGAGGAGGCAATGCTGTGCGAGATGAGCGGCACCCAGGAGCGGCTCTACCGCGAGGAACTGGCCAAGGCCCAGCACATGGTGCTAACGGCCTCCGGCTTTGAGGTGCTGACGCGGAAGCGTTTCGCCATCCTGCAGGCATTGACCCGCCTGCGGCAGATCTGCTGCCACCCGGCCCTGGTGGACAAGTCCGCCGGCGATGACGACAGCGCCAAACTGACCTCCACCCTGGAGCTCATTGAAGGCCTCCATGCCGAAGGCCACAAGGTGCTTCTCTTCAGCCAGTTCGTGACTATGCTCAGCATCATCCGCGACCGGCTGGATGCCATGAAGATTCCTCATTACTGGCTGACCGGCAGCACCAACAATCGCTCCGAAGTGGTGGAAAACTTCCAGAAGGATGAAGACCCCTGCGTGTTCCTCCTCTCCCTGAAAGCCGGTGGCAGCGGTCTGAACCTCACCGCCGCCAGCTACGTCATCCTTTACGATCCCTGGTGGAACCCGGCCGTGGAAGCCCAGGCCATTGACCGTGCGCACCGCATCGGCCAGACGCAGCCGGTGATGGCCTACCGGATGATCACCAAGAGCACAATCGAAGAGAAGATCATGCTGTTGCAGCAGAAGAAGACGCTCATGTCCAACAACATCCTCGGCGAAGGCGGCTTCTCCAGCACCCTGGAAAAATCCGACTTCGAGTTCCTCTTTGGCCTGGAAGCTGAAGAAGCGATGCGTGCGGAAGACTGA
- a CDS encoding autotransporter-associated beta strand repeat-containing protein — MRTTTLTEAHGRAVRLSRPFRILTALASVIALSMPVAYSQSSSLQWDANGTGPAVTDGPGTWNTTLTNTNWWNGSTNVAWDNDANNIAIFGNGGDLGTTVGGATVSVSGTVNAGGLRFNSIIVGTTQRGYILNGGTVALSDGAFIRMENSTSNSGGNSRLVFNNSFAGSNISFQKEGNDSAFITLSGTNTWTGTLALASGGGGIFFNVTNINAVSSLGAFEVQSGNTLVINHTQTDAWNVPLLLTGTGNGSRGSIRFDRDRTLAGEITLTGNTAISTNSGTTALTGTLAGNIGESGGSRTLTINTVSASTGTILLSGENTFTGGLVINRGTLRIGSTGALNRDAPNLLTFANTTDNKFVTLDGYSVSAGGLNTLGVSDTVTVQNTSLTAATLTIQNTDTQTFRGTLTDGTGGGALSLVKTGSGTQILTRASTYTGSTTLTEGTLQLDFSAPGAPASNIGSASSALTMNGGTLSITGGSSAANSQTFNGLTVAEGASTISLLTNVTPQNLVLNLGTITSQSNGTINFILPSGAQSATNGIRTTSANEASGILGGWATVNGTDWATVQDGNIVAYTDYDLVTNFGTGAGAIGPLPNDATANVKIVDGGTSGNIALGNPGGMTDVNTLIQSATGDAVIGSASGDTLRLGTYGGIVLAAGAGDLTIGAAANNGSQLTAGGAVSGTAGQLLFSDQEAGQTTTVNSDINDNGAGGTVSLSKNGPGLLVLTGTSSNYSGGTYLNGGIIRIGGDNRLGAVPANVDVDNLTFNGGTLELTTSFNLNSNRGITLEEGGGSIDTRTFNTTYDGVISGPGSLTKITTYPPGTQATAVSGTLTLTNANTYTGETIVQSGILLVNHNEALGSTAAGTQVGTNGIVRLADGIVVTGETLTITGPGNNAGNLQVHGGTAEWAGNIILGTDSGRIGTNSGTGTLIVSGVIQDGAGSKLSINGNAGGTVVLTANNTYTGITEMVRGFLRLGTDQALSSQTVLSLLTNPIVTETVAVDLYGFDQTVAGIRHGVTSNVDNLEITNSQAGEESTLTIDQSANYTYNGKITGNLGIIKDGSGVLTLTNTYNSATPTASVSTYTGNTIVRGGTLALSGTGNLTGTPWIQVDEGATFSISGRTSGDYTINNQVLSGRGTVNGQLILTGSSYLTPGDSTGLLADAGYGTGELTFNNVSLTGGTPTLRALFQLGGTNSQLADILSGDAAEFADASSGGLYDSLQVNGTLGLNAGATLRVELLDSYEPELGDVFNLLDWGFLEVDADGANGAGAWTLADLDLSAANAALGNGWFFETDQFLQHGIIYVAIPEPSRMLFLVLGVMAVFGRRRRTQLL, encoded by the coding sequence ATGAGAACAACCACTCTGACCGAGGCGCATGGCCGTGCCGTGCGCTTAAGCCGCCCCTTTCGCATTCTGACAGCCCTGGCCTCTGTGATCGCATTGAGCATGCCGGTCGCGTACTCCCAATCCTCTTCTTTGCAATGGGACGCCAATGGAACCGGTCCCGCTGTAACGGATGGCCCAGGCACATGGAACACAACTTTGACGAACACCAACTGGTGGAACGGCAGTACCAATGTGGCCTGGGACAACGACGCCAATAACATCGCCATCTTTGGCAATGGTGGAGATCTTGGAACGACGGTCGGGGGAGCGACTGTCTCCGTTAGCGGAACAGTTAATGCAGGCGGTCTGCGGTTTAACAGCATCATCGTGGGGACCACTCAGAGAGGGTATATTCTCAACGGCGGCACCGTGGCCCTAAGCGATGGAGCCTTCATCCGCATGGAGAACAGCACCTCCAACTCCGGCGGGAACTCCCGGCTGGTCTTCAATAACTCCTTTGCCGGCAGCAACATCTCCTTTCAAAAAGAGGGTAACGACAGTGCCTTCATCACCCTTTCCGGTACCAACACCTGGACTGGAACTCTTGCACTGGCTTCCGGCGGCGGTGGCATTTTCTTCAATGTGACGAACATCAATGCGGTTTCCAGTCTTGGTGCCTTTGAGGTCCAATCAGGCAATACTCTGGTCATCAATCACACACAGACGGATGCCTGGAATGTTCCGCTGCTGCTGACAGGCACGGGGAACGGCTCACGCGGATCCATTCGTTTTGACCGCGACCGCACCCTGGCTGGAGAGATCACGCTGACAGGTAACACGGCCATCTCGACCAACTCCGGAACAACTGCACTTACAGGGACTCTGGCAGGTAACATTGGCGAATCCGGCGGCAGCCGCACCCTGACCATCAATACGGTAAGCGCCAGCACAGGCACCATTTTACTGAGCGGAGAGAACACCTTTACAGGGGGGCTGGTCATCAATCGTGGCACCCTCCGGATTGGCAGCACTGGAGCATTGAACCGTGACGCACCAAACCTGCTGACGTTTGCGAATACCACAGACAACAAGTTTGTCACTTTGGACGGATATTCAGTGTCAGCGGGCGGTCTTAATACCTTGGGCGTTTCAGATACGGTGACGGTCCAGAATACCAGCCTCACAGCAGCCACCCTGACCATTCAGAATACGGACACCCAAACTTTCAGAGGCACCCTCACAGATGGCACTGGCGGTGGGGCGTTGTCCCTGGTCAAAACCGGCAGCGGCACCCAAATCCTGACCCGTGCCAGCACCTATACAGGCAGTACCACGCTCACGGAAGGCACGCTTCAACTGGACTTCAGCGCCCCCGGCGCTCCTGCTTCCAACATTGGAAGTGCCAGCTCGGCCCTGACCATGAACGGGGGTACCCTTTCAATCACAGGCGGCAGTTCTGCTGCCAACAGCCAGACTTTTAACGGCCTCACAGTGGCGGAGGGGGCTTCGACGATCTCTCTTCTCACCAACGTCACTCCTCAGAATTTGGTGCTGAACCTGGGCACCATCACTTCCCAGAGCAATGGCACCATTAATTTCATCCTTCCTTCCGGTGCACAAAGCGCCACCAACGGCATTCGCACCACCAGTGCCAATGAGGCCAGCGGCATCCTGGGCGGTTGGGCCACGGTAAACGGCACCGACTGGGCCACCGTTCAGGACGGTAACATCGTCGCCTACACGGACTATGATCTGGTCACGAACTTTGGCACTGGAGCCGGTGCCATCGGCCCGCTGCCCAATGATGCGACGGCGAATGTGAAGATCGTGGATGGAGGAACCTCTGGCAACATCGCCCTGGGAAATCCCGGCGGTATGACCGATGTCAACACACTGATCCAGTCCGCGACGGGGGATGCGGTGATCGGCAGCGCCAGCGGTGATACGCTAAGACTCGGGACCTATGGTGGCATTGTCCTGGCTGCGGGTGCGGGTGATCTGACCATCGGCGCCGCGGCAAACAATGGCAGCCAGCTCACCGCAGGCGGTGCCGTGAGCGGGACCGCCGGGCAGCTTCTATTTTCCGACCAGGAAGCAGGACAGACCACCACTGTAAACTCAGACATCAATGACAACGGAGCAGGAGGCACCGTGAGCCTTTCCAAAAACGGCCCGGGTCTTCTGGTGCTGACCGGCACCAGCAGCAACTACAGCGGCGGCACCTATTTAAATGGCGGGATTATCCGGATCGGCGGGGACAACCGCCTGGGCGCCGTCCCAGCCAATGTAGATGTTGACAATCTGACCTTCAATGGCGGCACGCTGGAACTCACAACCAGCTTTAACCTGAATTCCAACCGTGGCATCACCCTGGAGGAAGGGGGCGGCAGCATTGATACCCGCACCTTTAACACCACCTATGATGGCGTCATTTCCGGCCCCGGTTCCCTGACTAAAATCACCACTTATCCACCCGGCACCCAGGCCACTGCCGTCTCCGGCACCCTTACCCTCACCAATGCTAATACCTACACCGGAGAAACCATTGTCCAGAGCGGCATCCTGCTCGTGAATCACAACGAAGCCCTTGGCAGCACCGCCGCAGGCACCCAGGTGGGCACCAACGGCATCGTGCGTCTGGCTGATGGCATCGTCGTGACCGGTGAAACCTTGACCATTACTGGCCCCGGCAACAATGCTGGCAATCTGCAGGTGCATGGTGGAACGGCCGAGTGGGCGGGCAACATCATCCTCGGCACTGATAGTGGACGCATCGGCACCAACAGTGGCACCGGCACCCTGATTGTCAGCGGTGTCATCCAGGATGGAGCAGGCAGCAAACTGTCCATCAATGGCAATGCGGGAGGAACAGTGGTCCTGACGGCCAACAATACTTACACCGGCATTACCGAAATGGTCCGCGGCTTTTTGCGTTTGGGAACAGACCAGGCTCTCAGCTCCCAGACCGTACTGTCGCTTCTGACCAACCCGATCGTGACGGAAACGGTGGCTGTGGATCTCTATGGATTTGACCAGACGGTGGCAGGCATCCGCCACGGAGTGACTTCCAACGTGGACAATCTTGAGATCACCAATTCGCAGGCTGGGGAAGAATCCACACTCACTATTGACCAGTCCGCCAACTATACCTACAACGGCAAAATCACCGGTAACCTCGGTATCATCAAAGATGGTTCTGGCGTTCTCACGCTGACAAATACCTACAATTCAGCAACCCCAACGGCCTCCGTGAGTACGTATACCGGCAATACCATTGTCCGCGGCGGCACCCTGGCGCTGAGCGGGACCGGCAACCTCACCGGCACTCCCTGGATCCAGGTGGATGAAGGTGCCACCTTCAGCATCTCCGGCCGCACCAGCGGTGATTACACCATAAACAACCAAGTCCTGTCCGGACGTGGAACGGTCAATGGCCAGCTTATTCTCACCGGCAGCAGTTATCTCACTCCGGGCGATTCCACCGGACTCCTTGCGGACGCCGGCTACGGCACCGGTGAGCTGACCTTCAATAATGTCTCCCTCACCGGTGGCACCCCGACCCTGCGCGCTCTCTTCCAGCTTGGCGGCACCAACAGCCAGCTCGCCGACATCCTTTCCGGTGATGCCGCCGAATTTGCCGATGCGAGCTCAGGCGGGCTCTACGACTCCCTGCAAGTAAACGGCACCCTCGGCCTCAATGCCGGAGCTACTCTCAGGG